In Argopecten irradians isolate NY chromosome 11, Ai_NY, whole genome shotgun sequence, one DNA window encodes the following:
- the LOC138335683 gene encoding salivary glue protein Sgs-3-like has product MTVVSLSGCNNACLNNNMCLASSHNSYTNRCFQHTCVGIMSSSNYVYYLKQCTVPTTTTTSLATTTTTTPVIATTTTPATTTTTTPATTTTTTPATTTTTPATTTTTTPATTTTTTPETTTTTPATTTTTPATTTTTTPATTTATTPATTTTTTPATTTTTTPATTTTTTPATTTTTTPATTTTTTPETTTTTPATTTTTTPATTTTTTPATTTTTTSATTTATTPATTTTTTPETTNTTPATTTTTTPETTTTTTSATTTTTTIPETTTTTPETTTTIPETTTKEISTPTPSREISAMWTAHMMDYVIDTDIVYFRSDLSISACLSVCTYNSSCVTVFYDSLSRSCQGHLYTYNSVSPGLRFKSGSVYYIRNY; this is encoded by the exons ATGACCGTGGTATCCCTCTCGGGCTGTAACAATGCCTGTCTGAACAACAACATGTGCCTCGCTTCCTCTCACAACTCATATACAAATCGATGTTTTCAACACACTTGTGTCGGAATAATGTCATCAAGTAACTACGTGTACTACCTTAAACAGTGTACTG TCCCgacaacaacaactacatcaCTGGCAACAACAACCACAACGACACCGGTAATAGCAACAACTACAACACcggcaacaacaacaactacaacaccggcaacaacaacaactactacACCGGCAACAACAACTACTACACcggcaacaacaacaactaccacaccggcaacaacaacaactacaacaccggaaacaacaactacaacaccggcaacaacaacaactacaccggcaacaacaacaactactacACCGGCAACAACAACAGCTACAACACcggcaacaacaacaactacaacaccggcaacaacaacaactacaacaccggcaacaacaacaactactacaccggcaacaacaacaactactacaccggcaacaacaacaactacaacaccggaaacaacaactacaacaccggcaacaacaacaactacaacaccggcaacaacaacaactacaacaccggcaacaacaacaactacaacatcgGCAACAACAACAGCTACAACACcggcaacaacaacaactacaacaccggaaacaacaaatacaacaccgGCAacaacaacgactacaacaccggaaacaacaacaactacaacatcgGCAACAACAACAACGACCACGATACCGGAAACAACAACCACAACACCAGAAACAACCACCACGATACCAGAAACAACAACAAAGGAAATTTCAACACCTACGCCATCACGTG AAATCTCCGCGATGTGGACAGCGCATATGATGGATTACGTCATCGATACCGATATTGTCTATTTCCGGTCGGACCTTTCCATTTCGGCTTGCTTGTCGGTGTGTACTTACAACAGCTCCTGTGTAACAGTATTCTATGATTCCTTATCAAGGTcatgtcaaggtcatctgtATACATATAACTCTGTTTCTCCGGGCTTAAGGTTTAAGTCCGGTTCAGTTTACTACATCAGAAATTACTAA